A window of the Enterobacteriaceae bacterium 4M9 genome harbors these coding sequences:
- the gspG gene encoding type II secretion system major pseudopilin GspG, with protein sequence MTRTRKRASAQAGFTLLEVMVVIVILGILASLVVPNLMGNKDKADAQKAVSDITALESALDMYRLDNNRYPSNEQGLDALVVKPTLTPVPRNYPDGGYIRRLPQDPWGNDYLYRQPGKHGRIDIWSNGQDGEPDTQDDVTNWAR encoded by the coding sequence ATGACGCGAACCCGGAAAAGGGCGTCGGCCCAGGCGGGATTTACGCTGCTGGAAGTGATGGTGGTGATTGTTATCCTCGGCATTCTGGCAAGCCTGGTGGTGCCAAATCTGATGGGCAACAAAGACAAAGCGGACGCGCAAAAGGCGGTCAGCGATATCACCGCGCTGGAAAGCGCGCTGGATATGTACCGGCTGGATAACAACCGCTATCCCTCTAACGAACAGGGGCTGGATGCGCTGGTGGTTAAGCCGACGCTCACGCCGGTACCGCGCAACTATCCTGACGGCGGCTACATTCGCCGCCTGCCGCAGGATCCGTGGGGCAATGACTACCTCTATCGTCAGCCGGGAAAACATGGCCGGATTGATATCTGGTCAAACGGCCAGGATGGCGAGCCGGATACCCAGGACGATGTCACCAACTGGGCGCGCTAA
- the gspE gene encoding type II secretion system ATPase GspE yields the protein MTMLTPSYARRHGVLLTHDGTGAQLLCRAEVSCAALQEARRVAGGPMQVTVLDDETFERQLVELYQQGGAHVQRVMAEIGNEADFYALAEELPEQDDLLESDDGAPIIRLINAMLGEAIKEGASDIHIETFERSLSIRFRVDGVLREVLQPQRRLAALLVSRIKVMARLDIAEKRVPQDGRISLRLGGRAIDVRVSTLPVNHGERVVLRLLDKNSVRLNLSSLGMEAGLRAQMEQLLAQPHGILLVTGPTGAGKSTTLYAALSELNSKERNILTVEDPVEYDLPGIGQTQVNSKVDMTFARGLRAILRQDPDVVMVGEIRDVETAAIAVQASLTGHLVLSTLHTNSAAGAVTRLRDMGVEPFLLATSLIGVLAQRLVRLLCTHCRRPEVMEDSRVVYRPVGCEACNFTGYRGRTAIYELLRVDDALRSAIQREAGELELAQHLCGDTLYQNGLTQVHAGVTSLEEVTRVTRSA from the coding sequence ATGACCATGCTGACGCCGTCTTATGCCCGCCGCCACGGCGTGCTGCTGACGCACGATGGCACAGGCGCGCAGTTGCTGTGCCGTGCAGAGGTGTCCTGCGCGGCACTTCAGGAGGCCCGGCGCGTGGCGGGCGGGCCAATGCAGGTGACGGTGCTTGATGACGAGACATTTGAGCGCCAGCTGGTTGAGCTTTATCAGCAGGGCGGCGCGCACGTGCAGCGAGTCATGGCCGAGATTGGCAATGAAGCGGATTTTTACGCGCTGGCAGAAGAGTTGCCGGAGCAGGATGATCTGCTGGAAAGCGATGACGGTGCGCCGATTATCCGCCTGATTAACGCCATGCTCGGCGAGGCCATTAAAGAAGGCGCGTCGGATATCCATATCGAAACCTTTGAGCGCTCGCTGAGCATCCGTTTTCGGGTGGACGGCGTGCTGCGTGAAGTGCTCCAGCCCCAGCGCCGCCTGGCCGCACTGCTGGTGTCGCGCATCAAGGTGATGGCGCGGCTCGACATTGCTGAAAAACGCGTGCCGCAGGACGGGCGCATTTCGCTGCGCCTCGGCGGGCGCGCCATTGACGTGCGCGTGTCAACGCTGCCGGTCAATCATGGCGAGCGCGTGGTGTTGCGCCTGCTGGATAAAAACAGCGTGCGGCTTAACCTCAGTTCGCTGGGGATGGAGGCAGGGCTGCGTGCGCAAATGGAGCAGCTTCTCGCCCAGCCGCACGGCATTTTGCTGGTAACCGGCCCGACCGGCGCGGGCAAAAGCACCACGCTCTATGCGGCACTCAGCGAACTTAACAGCAAAGAGCGCAACATCCTCACCGTGGAAGATCCGGTGGAGTACGACCTGCCCGGCATTGGGCAGACTCAGGTCAACAGCAAGGTCGATATGACCTTTGCCCGTGGGCTGCGCGCGATTTTGCGCCAGGACCCGGATGTGGTGATGGTGGGCGAAATTCGCGATGTGGAAACCGCCGCGATTGCAGTGCAGGCGTCGCTGACCGGGCACCTGGTGCTTTCGACCTTGCATACCAACAGTGCGGCGGGTGCGGTGACGCGCCTGCGGGACATGGGCGTGGAGCCGTTTCTGCTGGCAACGTCGTTAATTGGCGTGTTGGCCCAGCGGCTGGTACGGCTGCTGTGTACGCACTGCCGCCGCCCGGAGGTAATGGAGGACAGCCGCGTGGTGTATCGCCCGGTGGGCTGCGAGGCCTGTAACTTCACCGGTTATCGCGGGCGCACCGCGATTTACGAACTGCTCAGGGTGGACGACGCGCTGCGTAGCGCCATCCAGCGCGAGGCGGGAGAACTGGAACTGGCGCAGCACCTGTGTGGCGACACGCTGTACCAGAACGGGCTTACGCAAGTGCACGCGGGTGTTACCTCGCTTGAAGAGGTGACGCGCGTCACCCGGAGCGCCTGA
- the pckA gene encoding phosphoenolpyruvate carboxykinase (ATP): protein MRANGISPQDLSQYGIHDVAEVVYNPDYDTLYQEELAPGLQGFERGTLTNLGAVSVDTGIFTGRSPKDKYIVRDDTTRDTLWWADKGKGKNDNKPLSQETWQHLKGLVTQQLSGKRLFIIDAFCGANADTRLSVRFITEVAWQAHFVKNMFIRPTEQELESFTPDFVVMNGAKCTNPQWQEQGLNSENFIAFNLTERMQLIGGTWYGGEMKKGMFAIMNYLLPLRGIASMHCSANVGEKGDVAVFFGLSGTGKTTLSTDPKRRLIGDDEHGWDDDGVFNFEGGCYAKTIRLSEEAEPDIYHAIRRDALLENVTVRADSSIDFDDASKTENTRVSYPIYHIENIVKPVSKAGHATKVIFLTADAFGVLPPVSRLTANQTQYHFLSGFTAKLAGTERGVTEPTPTFSACFGAAFLTLHPTQYAEVLVKRMQEAGAQAYLVNTGWNGTGKRISIKDTRAIIDAILDGALDDAETFTLPLFNLAIPTTLPGVDTHILDPRNTWSSPEQWQEKAGHLAQLFVDNFAKYTDTPAGAALVSAGPQI, encoded by the coding sequence ATGCGCGCTAATGGCATATCCCCTCAGGATCTTTCGCAGTATGGCATCCACGACGTCGCCGAAGTGGTCTACAACCCCGATTACGACACGCTCTACCAGGAAGAGCTGGCGCCGGGCCTGCAAGGCTTCGAACGCGGAACGCTAACGAACCTGGGTGCCGTTTCCGTTGATACCGGCATCTTTACCGGTCGCTCCCCAAAAGATAAATACATCGTGCGTGACGACACCACCCGCGACACGCTGTGGTGGGCCGATAAAGGCAAAGGCAAAAACGACAACAAGCCGCTCTCCCAGGAAACCTGGCAGCACCTCAAAGGGCTGGTCACGCAGCAACTTTCCGGCAAACGCCTGTTCATCATCGACGCCTTCTGCGGCGCTAACGCCGACACCCGCCTGTCCGTGCGTTTTATTACCGAAGTGGCCTGGCAGGCACACTTTGTTAAAAACATGTTTATTCGCCCAACCGAGCAAGAGCTTGAGAGCTTCACGCCTGATTTTGTGGTCATGAACGGTGCGAAATGCACCAACCCACAGTGGCAGGAGCAGGGCCTGAATTCAGAAAACTTCATCGCTTTCAACCTGACCGAGCGTATGCAGCTTATCGGCGGCACCTGGTACGGCGGCGAAATGAAAAAAGGTATGTTCGCCATCATGAACTACCTGCTGCCGCTGCGCGGTATTGCCTCCATGCACTGCTCGGCAAACGTGGGTGAAAAAGGCGACGTGGCGGTGTTCTTTGGCCTGTCCGGCACCGGTAAAACCACGCTGTCTACCGATCCCAAGCGCCGCCTGATTGGCGATGACGAGCACGGCTGGGACGACGACGGCGTGTTTAACTTCGAAGGTGGCTGCTACGCCAAAACCATTCGCCTGTCAGAAGAAGCAGAGCCAGACATTTACCACGCTATTCGCCGCGATGCGTTGCTGGAAAACGTCACGGTGCGCGCCGATAGCTCCATTGATTTTGACGATGCATCAAAAACAGAAAACACCCGCGTTTCCTATCCGATTTACCATATCGAAAACATCGTTAAGCCAGTGTCGAAGGCCGGACACGCCACCAAAGTTATCTTCCTGACGGCAGACGCCTTTGGCGTACTGCCGCCGGTATCGCGCCTGACGGCCAACCAGACGCAGTATCACTTCCTGTCTGGCTTTACCGCCAAGCTCGCCGGTACCGAGCGCGGCGTTACCGAACCGACGCCAACCTTCTCCGCCTGTTTTGGCGCCGCATTCCTCACGCTGCACCCCACGCAGTATGCTGAAGTGCTGGTCAAGCGTATGCAGGAAGCAGGCGCGCAGGCCTACCTGGTCAATACCGGCTGGAATGGCACCGGCAAGCGCATTTCCATTAAAGACACCCGCGCGATTATCGACGCTATCCTTGATGGCGCGCTGGATGATGCCGAAACCTTCACGCTGCCGCTGTTTAACCTGGCGATTCCAACCACGCTGCCGGGTGTTGATACGCACATTCTTGACCCGCGCAACACCTGGTCATCACCAGAGCAGTGGCAGGAGAAGGCGGGCCACCTGGCACAGTTGTTTGTTGATAACTTTGCCAAATATACCGACACCCCGGCTGGTGCCGCGCTGGTGAGCGCAGGCCCTCAGATCTGA
- the gspS gene encoding type II secretion system pilot lipoprotein GspS — MRHVVLLSLTLPLLLSACQQRAPQPTTEAQRQQVASVIAGTRYLKQQCGYRDLPADGQIEQAAYRAARERGWTPSADIAPYSEQLYQRLLRDTTPPASQCAEFSTLLKPFIATLPKA, encoded by the coding sequence ATGCGCCACGTTGTGCTTCTCAGCCTTACTCTGCCCTTACTCCTCAGCGCCTGTCAGCAGCGCGCACCACAGCCCACTACCGAGGCCCAGCGCCAGCAGGTCGCGTCAGTGATTGCCGGTACGCGCTATCTTAAGCAGCAATGTGGCTACCGCGATTTACCCGCCGACGGGCAAATCGAGCAGGCTGCCTACCGCGCTGCACGCGAACGCGGCTGGACACCGTCGGCAGACATCGCACCTTACAGCGAGCAGCTTTATCAGCGCCTGCTGCGTGACACCACGCCACCTGCCAGCCAGTGCGCCGAATTCAGCACACTGTTAAAACCGTTTATTGCCACGCTGCCAAAAGCGTAA
- a CDS encoding type II secretion system protein M, which yields MNRLRTFWEQRTARERRLLAVLAAVLGVLTVWLLLWQPLQRALESQAQRQTRLSALSAQIVRLPPRVDKASVENLLRQRATAQGITLASVKRSDNQLQVAVSVANADALLGWLLALEEQGVVRVRELTMQGKTPADGSVSASLLLDVH from the coding sequence ATGAACAGGCTACGAACGTTCTGGGAACAGCGCACGGCGCGCGAGCGTCGATTGCTGGCTGTACTGGCCGCCGTGCTGGGCGTTTTGACGGTCTGGCTCCTGCTCTGGCAACCGCTACAGCGTGCGCTGGAGTCTCAGGCGCAACGCCAGACCCGGCTGTCTGCGTTGTCTGCGCAGATAGTGCGTTTGCCACCGCGTGTGGATAAGGCGAGCGTTGAAAACCTGCTGCGCCAGCGCGCAACCGCGCAGGGCATCACGCTGGCGTCGGTGAAGCGCAGCGATAATCAGCTACAGGTTGCGGTGAGCGTAGCAAATGCCGATGCGCTGTTGGGCTGGCTGTTAGCACTGGAGGAACAGGGCGTGGTACGGGTGCGTGAACTTACCATGCAGGGTAAAACGCCAGCGGATGGCAGCGTAAGCGCCAGCCTGTTACTGGATGTGCACTGA
- the gspK gene encoding type II secretion system minor pseudopilin GspK: MRQKGMALLTVLLLLAVMVALAALATERWFFSFQYGVQLHQRAQGKWFAAGAEDVAGGLLRLDALDDMRHTHLSQRWATLANSLPLESGQLQMRINDAQACFNLNALGDDGARTVFIRLLTLNGVETATAQMIAVAAADWVTEGDESRAGGVKDSEYAALEPPYLTAQQLMWDVSELRQVRGVSADLWNQLRTQLCALPVQSLALNINTLGAEHWPLVAALSDDITEEDVRRWIAQRPDAGWPTLEAAFAGLKPLAGQRRYLALNSEFFSVHISASMDDVAYRQHSLLQRSNGKISVLWRQQEAEP, from the coding sequence ATGAGACAAAAAGGCATGGCGCTGCTGACGGTGCTGCTGCTGCTGGCGGTAATGGTCGCGCTGGCAGCGCTGGCGACCGAGCGCTGGTTCTTCAGCTTCCAGTACGGCGTGCAGCTTCACCAGCGTGCGCAGGGCAAATGGTTTGCCGCAGGGGCAGAGGACGTGGCGGGTGGTCTGCTGCGACTGGATGCGCTGGATGATATGCGCCACACCCATCTTTCACAGCGCTGGGCGACGCTTGCCAACAGCCTGCCGCTGGAGAGCGGACAATTGCAGATGCGCATTAACGATGCGCAGGCCTGTTTTAACCTTAATGCGCTGGGTGATGATGGCGCGCGTACGGTGTTTATTCGTCTGTTGACGTTAAACGGCGTTGAGACAGCGACGGCGCAGATGATTGCCGTGGCGGCAGCGGACTGGGTAACCGAGGGCGACGAGTCGCGCGCCGGTGGCGTAAAAGACAGCGAGTATGCCGCGCTGGAGCCACCGTATCTCACCGCACAACAACTCATGTGGGACGTGAGCGAGTTGCGTCAGGTGCGTGGCGTAAGTGCCGACCTTTGGAATCAACTACGTACGCAGTTGTGTGCACTGCCGGTGCAGAGCCTGGCGCTGAATATCAACACGCTGGGCGCAGAGCACTGGCCGCTGGTGGCCGCACTTTCTGACGATATCACCGAAGAAGACGTGCGCCGCTGGATCGCCCAGCGCCCTGATGCGGGCTGGCCAACGCTGGAGGCGGCGTTTGCCGGGCTGAAACCTCTCGCCGGGCAGCGGCGTTACCTTGCCCTTAACAGCGAATTTTTTAGCGTACATATCAGCGCGAGTATGGATGACGTCGCGTACCGCCAGCACAGCCTGTTGCAGCGCAGCAACGGCAAAATCAGCGTGCTGTGGCGACAGCAGGAGGCAGAACCATGA
- the gspJ gene encoding type II secretion system minor pseudopilin GspJ translates to MAARQYGSDHATNLGGAKVKARGFTLLEMVLALAVFALLGLMANRVLYQGMALEQRSARHASRLAQIQHALAIMERDISAMLPRPVRTPGPLGGESPRAVTERGAGDSLIFTHAGWLNPGGTLARSQLQRVAYRVEGESLVRAFLDYPDMPAGSDAHHRRLLNGVSALRLRYWVEGDWRREWQGEGALPQAIEVSLTLSEGTTVTRRFLLAEGA, encoded by the coding sequence GTGGCAGCGCGACAGTACGGCAGTGACCACGCTACAAACCTGGGTGGTGCAAAAGTGAAGGCGCGCGGTTTTACGCTACTGGAAATGGTGCTGGCGCTGGCCGTTTTCGCGCTACTGGGGCTGATGGCTAACCGCGTGCTGTATCAGGGCATGGCGCTGGAGCAGCGTTCAGCGCGCCACGCCAGTCGGCTGGCGCAGATCCAGCATGCGCTGGCGATAATGGAGCGCGATATTTCTGCCATGTTGCCGCGCCCGGTGCGCACGCCCGGGCCACTCGGCGGCGAGTCGCCGCGGGCTGTCACAGAGCGTGGTGCCGGCGACAGCCTCATTTTTACCCATGCGGGCTGGCTTAACCCCGGCGGCACGCTGGCTCGTTCGCAGCTACAGCGCGTGGCGTACCGCGTGGAGGGCGAAAGCCTGGTGCGCGCCTTTCTTGATTATCCCGATATGCCCGCGGGCAGTGATGCCCATCACCGACGCCTGCTTAACGGCGTAAGCGCGCTGCGGCTGCGCTACTGGGTTGAGGGCGACTGGCGGCGTGAATGGCAGGGCGAAGGCGCGCTGCCGCAGGCGATTGAAGTCAGCCTGACGCTGAGTGAGGGAACGACAGTCACACGCCGCTTCCTGCTGGCGGAGGGCGCATGA
- the gspF gene encoding type II secretion system inner membrane protein GspF: protein MAEYRYQARDAGGKNRRGRIGAENERQAGQLLREQGLLVLELHLSPPRRAPLLQRGISGASLALLMRQLATLVAAGLPLDESLGVVAQQSEEKRVKLVLQAVLARVVEGYSLAQALREHPRIFGSLYCALVEAGEASGQLDRVLLRLAEHVEQRQQMKGKLTQALVYPLVLTLVAIGVISTLLAVVVPKVAEQFIHMKQTLPWTTRLLMSLSDGVRTTGPWLLLALLCGLLVLVRLLRKPAYRLAWERGLLKLPLCGRLVREVNTARYARTLSILYNSGVPLLDAMHIGAQVLSNGQIALLLRGAEERVREGASLQQALEHTALFSPMMRHMIASGERSGELGDMLLRAADNQESSLNARTTLFFSLFEPLLVVAMAAVVLFIVLAILQPILQLNNMMTL from the coding sequence ATGGCTGAGTATCGCTATCAGGCCCGCGATGCCGGCGGTAAAAACCGCCGTGGGCGCATTGGCGCAGAAAACGAGCGTCAGGCGGGGCAACTGCTGCGCGAGCAGGGATTGCTGGTGCTGGAACTGCATCTTAGTCCACCGCGCCGGGCGCCTTTGTTGCAGCGTGGCATTTCCGGCGCCTCGCTGGCGCTGTTGATGCGCCAGTTGGCAACACTGGTGGCCGCCGGGTTGCCCCTTGATGAGTCACTTGGCGTGGTGGCCCAGCAGAGCGAAGAAAAGCGCGTGAAGCTGGTGCTACAGGCGGTACTGGCACGGGTGGTGGAAGGCTATTCGCTGGCGCAGGCGCTGCGCGAGCATCCGCGTATTTTTGGTTCGCTGTACTGCGCGCTGGTGGAGGCAGGCGAAGCCTCCGGCCAGCTTGACCGTGTGCTGCTGCGCCTGGCCGAGCACGTTGAGCAGCGCCAGCAGATGAAGGGCAAGCTCACCCAGGCGCTGGTGTACCCGCTGGTACTGACGCTGGTGGCCATTGGTGTAATTTCCACGCTGCTGGCGGTGGTGGTGCCGAAGGTGGCTGAACAGTTTATTCATATGAAACAGACGCTGCCCTGGACCACGCGGCTGTTGATGTCACTTAGCGATGGCGTGCGCACCACCGGGCCGTGGCTGTTACTGGCGCTGCTGTGTGGCCTGCTGGTGCTGGTACGTCTTTTACGTAAACCGGCGTACCGGCTGGCCTGGGAGCGCGGGTTACTGAAGCTGCCGCTGTGCGGGCGGCTGGTGCGTGAGGTAAACACCGCGCGCTACGCTCGTACCCTGAGCATTTTATATAACAGCGGGGTGCCGCTACTGGACGCCATGCACATTGGTGCACAGGTACTCAGCAATGGGCAAATTGCTCTGCTGTTGCGCGGGGCTGAGGAGCGGGTGCGCGAAGGCGCCAGCCTGCAACAGGCGCTGGAACACACCGCGCTGTTCTCACCGATGATGCGCCATATGATCGCCTCCGGCGAGCGCAGCGGTGAGCTGGGCGATATGCTGCTGCGCGCGGCAGATAACCAGGAAAGCAGCCTTAATGCCCGTACCACGCTGTTTTTTAGCCTGTTTGAACCGCTGCTGGTGGTGGCGATGGCGGCGGTGGTGCTGTTTATTGTGCTGGCTATCCTGCAACCCATTTTGCAACTCAACAACATGATGACGCTGTAA
- the gspH gene encoding type II secretion system minor pseudopilin GspH, producing the protein MSPTGRAKGFTLLEVMLVLLLLSLSATMVVATLPGQHYRAEQEGQRLAERLSGLARMAALDGRLYGLQVQAGNWQLKTWQQGRWQPLRLPGGASEHELPDGWSLTLNVAGEVSGNAPQVLILPGGDVTPFRLRYLHDGQAVVEVTPDDDGWPVATDLRDDAR; encoded by the coding sequence ATGTCACCAACTGGGCGCGCTAAGGGTTTTACGCTGCTGGAGGTGATGCTGGTGCTGCTGCTGTTAAGCCTTAGCGCGACAATGGTTGTGGCGACGTTGCCGGGTCAGCACTATCGCGCAGAGCAGGAAGGGCAGCGGCTGGCAGAACGCCTGAGCGGCCTGGCGCGCATGGCGGCGCTGGACGGGCGGCTGTACGGTTTGCAGGTGCAGGCCGGAAACTGGCAGCTAAAAACCTGGCAGCAGGGGCGCTGGCAGCCGCTGCGTCTACCGGGCGGGGCCAGTGAGCATGAGTTGCCCGACGGCTGGAGCCTGACGCTGAATGTTGCCGGTGAGGTCAGCGGCAACGCGCCGCAGGTGCTGATCCTGCCGGGCGGTGACGTGACGCCGTTTCGTCTTCGCTACCTGCACGACGGCCAGGCGGTGGTTGAAGTGACGCCGGACGATGACGGTTGGCCAGTTGCCACGGATTTGCGTGATGACGCGCGTTAA
- the gspI gene encoding type II secretion system minor pseudopilin GspI: protein MTRVKGMTLLEVLVALAIFSLAALALLQSLGQLASGTGRLADKYWADTVAENQLVALKLQNIWPALRWTQGESEQAGQTWYWRWRGVESGQPGVRVLEVEVSAQPWQRDSTAVTTLQTWVVQK from the coding sequence ATGACGCGCGTTAAGGGCATGACGTTACTGGAGGTGCTGGTGGCGCTGGCGATTTTCTCGCTGGCGGCGCTGGCGCTGCTGCAAAGCCTTGGGCAACTGGCGAGCGGCACCGGCAGGCTGGCAGATAAATACTGGGCCGATACGGTGGCAGAAAACCAGCTGGTGGCGCTGAAACTCCAGAACATCTGGCCCGCGCTGCGCTGGACCCAGGGAGAAAGCGAGCAGGCGGGGCAAACCTGGTACTGGCGCTGGCGCGGGGTTGAAAGCGGTCAGCCAGGCGTGCGCGTGCTGGAGGTTGAGGTGAGCGCCCAGCCGTGGCAGCGCGACAGTACGGCAGTGACCACGCTACAAACCTGGGTGGTGCAAAAGTGA
- a CDS encoding type II secretion system protein N: MSKAWRYGALCLLLYLLALAFTAPARLVARLLPEHISTSGVTGTIWAGQFLNLRWKNISSGDVSWRWGWYNGLPGVYVMAQGGPVQGNAHIGWLGSWRVSDARLKAEAQPLLALSGVMLPLEAQGELTLTLTTLRITPAACLALEARLDWHEAQLGALGQRLALGEPQLDMRCEGQRIKGVLRQAQAPLPFSAQGSLDYGGEYRVSGQSGPTDALPAPWPQMINSVTQPAPDGQRIMEVSGKWTLHRR, from the coding sequence ATGAGCAAAGCGTGGCGCTATGGCGCACTGTGTTTGCTGCTGTACCTGCTGGCACTGGCGTTTACCGCGCCTGCGCGCCTGGTGGCGCGGCTGTTACCTGAACACATCTCGACGAGTGGTGTAACGGGTACCATCTGGGCCGGTCAGTTCCTGAACCTGCGCTGGAAAAACATCAGTTCAGGAGACGTGAGTTGGCGCTGGGGCTGGTATAACGGCCTGCCAGGGGTTTATGTTATGGCTCAGGGTGGCCCTGTTCAGGGCAACGCGCACATTGGCTGGCTGGGAAGCTGGCGGGTGTCGGATGCGCGCCTGAAGGCCGAGGCACAACCGCTTCTGGCCCTCTCTGGCGTGATGTTACCGCTTGAGGCGCAGGGGGAATTAACCCTCACGCTTACAACCCTGCGCATAACGCCAGCGGCGTGTCTGGCGCTGGAAGCCCGGCTGGACTGGCATGAGGCACAGTTAGGGGCGTTAGGACAACGGCTCGCACTCGGTGAGCCGCAGCTTGATATGCGCTGCGAGGGGCAACGGATTAAGGGCGTGTTGCGCCAGGCGCAGGCCCCGCTGCCGTTTAGCGCGCAAGGCAGCCTGGATTACGGCGGAGAATACCGCGTTTCAGGCCAGAGTGGCCCGACGGACGCACTGCCTGCGCCCTGGCCGCAGATGATTAATAGCGTGACGCAGCCTGCGCCGGATGGGCAACGCATAATGGAGGTATCTGGAAAATGGACTCTTCACCGCCGCTGA
- a CDS encoding general secretion pathway protein GspB, whose amino-acid sequence MDSSPPLSGYRIPAWLMVFYGVLLFTLGWIASGLWEAWHRPEADSVRSHALPAPSREQASNNEEVGPVCDDNTLLPLRYSAHVWADAPAQRSVTLNAKQYREGDTLPCGEEVVAIEPTALVLHSLGRRMQLDAMWDWPGGAVDSIVINDEDMP is encoded by the coding sequence ATGGACTCTTCACCGCCGCTGAGCGGCTATCGCATCCCGGCCTGGTTGATGGTGTTTTATGGCGTGCTGCTGTTTACGCTGGGCTGGATAGCATCGGGCCTGTGGGAAGCCTGGCACCGCCCTGAGGCTGATAGCGTGCGTAGTCACGCGCTCCCGGCGCCATCCCGCGAGCAGGCGAGCAATAATGAAGAAGTTGGACCTGTCTGTGATGACAATACGTTGTTGCCGTTACGCTACAGCGCCCACGTATGGGCAGATGCTCCGGCGCAGCGCAGCGTCACCCTTAATGCCAAACAGTATCGGGAAGGCGACACACTGCCCTGCGGCGAAGAGGTTGTGGCCATAGAGCCCACCGCGCTAGTGCTTCATTCACTGGGCCGCCGGATGCAGCTTGATGCAATGTGGGACTGGCCCGGTGGTGCAGTCGACAGCATTGTCATTAACGATGAGGACATGCCGTGA
- a CDS encoding prepilin peptidase: MLWVAGMFVLGLMAGSVLNCVIWRLPVMMARQAATAEGLPVQDGFPPRFNLFLPRSCCPQCRHTIAFYDNIPLLSWLWLRGRCRHCGGSIGWRYPLTELMSALCTAWIALGWPPGLDALMLALCCWLLIALLSIDLEHMLLPDVLTLSLLWLGLLANLHGAFVPLQDAVLGAVAGWLTLWGVYQAFLLLTGREGLGYGDFKLLAALGAWCGWQQLPLLLLLASLLGIVLMLALRLSGRIARGEAFAFGPCLALAGWWVITEPAAVWF; this comes from the coding sequence ATGCTGTGGGTGGCTGGCATGTTTGTGCTGGGGCTGATGGCTGGCAGCGTGCTGAACTGCGTTATCTGGCGTCTGCCGGTGATGATGGCACGCCAGGCCGCTACCGCCGAAGGTCTACCGGTGCAGGATGGTTTCCCGCCACGTTTTAATCTGTTTTTACCCCGCTCGTGCTGCCCGCAGTGCCGCCACACCATTGCTTTTTACGACAACATTCCGCTACTGAGCTGGCTGTGGCTTCGTGGGCGCTGTCGCCACTGTGGAGGCAGCATCGGCTGGCGTTATCCGCTTACTGAACTGATGAGCGCGCTGTGCACGGCCTGGATTGCGCTGGGCTGGCCGCCGGGGCTGGATGCGCTGATGCTGGCGCTCTGCTGCTGGCTGCTGATTGCGCTCCTGAGCATCGATCTTGAGCATATGCTGTTGCCCGATGTTCTGACACTGTCTTTGCTGTGGTTAGGCCTGCTGGCCAATCTGCACGGTGCGTTTGTGCCGTTGCAGGATGCGGTGCTGGGCGCTGTTGCTGGCTGGCTTACCTTGTGGGGCGTCTATCAGGCCTTTTTACTGCTTACCGGGCGTGAAGGACTGGGGTATGGGGATTTTAAACTGCTGGCCGCATTGGGCGCCTGGTGCGGCTGGCAGCAGCTACCGCTGTTGCTTTTGTTGGCATCGCTACTGGGCATTGTGCTGATGCTGGCGCTGCGTCTTAGCGGGCGTATTGCGCGCGGCGAGGCGTTTGCGTTTGGCCCCTGTCTGGCGCTGGCAGGCTGGTGGGTTATCACCGAGCCTGCGGCGGTGTGGTTTTAA